Genomic DNA from uncultured Methanospirillum sp.:
TTTGTCGAAAGTGAGATCAGGAAGAGGGCAGGGAAGTAACTACCCCTGATTGGATTGGGACTACGCGGTAATCTCCGTAACTCAATACCTGTTCTCCTTTTTGTGCCTTTGTAATCAGCCATGATCTTCCGGATGGCTGGGTTTTTTGATCAAGTTCAGATACCCTGTCCCCGAGCCAGAACTTGAGAGTGTAATAGACCATCTTATCCCAGCCGTCTGTCTCTGATGATGTATCCCAGAGGACACCCATCTGGTCGCCAGGTAATGAGTAGATTGCCTGGCAGAAGGGGAGTGTGGATCCAAAACTTCTTGCGGTCTGGATCTCCCAAGCGGTGATCGCCACCGAACTGAAAAGAGTAAGCAGAATTATCAGAACTAGATACGGAACAATCCCTTTTCTGAACCTGATGACAATTCCACAGAGAAGGGTCAGGACCCCCCCTATAAGCAGAGAGAGTAAGGTTATCAGATTCCCTGAAACCAGGGAGTACAGGTAAAATATTGCAGCATTGTTGTTCGGCTGATGAGCGAAGGGGAGCATGACTACTGAAGTCATGATTACTGTAACGATGAGACTGGCAAGAGCAGGTTTCAGGAACGTGGTTGTGTCTCCTGAACAAGTCAGCCGATCAAGCCCGATGATCCCGCCGATGATGATCAGCGGGATGATAGCGTCAACATACCTACCGCAGATCGAGTATTCGTATGAGAGGTTACACATGTGGGCGATTGTGAATAAGAACAGAATAATGGAGAAGACAGAGCAGTACAGGAGGGCTGAGATGCTCCCTGATCTGGCAATCTGTTCTTTCTGCCCTGGTGAATATGACCCGAACACTGGTCGCATATATGAGTATCCTGCGAGAATTGCCAATATCGGAAAGATGATGAACGATCCGAGCAGGAGATAGTCCAGATGCTGCAGGAAGACATAGACCAGATGGACAGGATTGCGGGTCAGCGCCTCAGTTATCAGAGTAGTGTAGTAACTGGTACTGTAACCTGACGGGAGTGAACCCTTCATAAGCAACTGATCGACGACCCATATCAAGTATAACAGCAACCCCGGACCTGCGATCAAAATCAGTTTTTTCTGCATTGTCTTTGTGACCTGCAGGTACCCTGTATGAAACAACCAGGCCATAGTAAGAACCAGGGCTATTACCATGGAGATACCGGTTCCACGGGTGAAGTAGAGAATAAAAACTGATAGTCCTGTAAAAATATCCCATCTGCATGGATTATCTGTTGAGAATGATTCTTTAACAAACCAGACTGAAAAAAGGGTCAGGGGTATGAACAGTGCCTCGCTCATGAGGACATAGGTGTTCATGGTGACTGCGGGGAGGAGGCCAACAAGCAAGGCTCCTGAAAATGCTACTCCTCTCGATGTTACTGATTTCAGGAGATAATATGCAGGGAAGATGATGCTGGTTGTCAAAATGGCATTGATGGCCAGCATGTTATGATATACAACGTACTTATCGGGACTGAAGAGGTATGCGAGGCTGGCAACAAATGAATATCCGGGTGAGAACGGCCATGGGGGATACGGCAGATGAGTGGTGAGCAGGGCCCCGTTGTAGACCTGCCTGGCAATGATATCATACACCAGTTCATCTTCGAAGATCTGCGGGCTTACTATCAATCCGGATAACAGGATCCTGACACCTGCAATGACCCCGAAAAGACATAACAGAATAATAAACGAACTTTTCTCGCCTACTTTAGAGAGAAGGCTGTCGGGCATCGGTTCTGACATATCCATCGTCTGTTACTAATGATATGAGGTGAACATCTGATATAATGCACCATGGGATGTGTATAAAAGCCTGACAAATCGCAGTAGAGACAGTCATCCTGAAAAATCAGGATGATTCGGGTCTCCTTGTGAGAAGGGTAATCTTCTCTAGAATTCTTGACATGCCGATATTTGTAGAGCCTAGTCTCTCCCGCCAATTCTTTGGAACATCTGTAAACGCTGTCTGATTCAGAGAGTCATACTGCACGACTGAATAAAAGTCAAGATCATTAAACCTGTCTGGTGGATTTTTAGAGATAAATGGCAATAAATCGCCGGGGTCAGAGTTTTTGATTATCAGTGTCAATGGCATCTCATCCATAGTATGCCGTTCAAACCATCTGATATTCATTGCCCCTCCTATGAATGGTGCAAGTATCCCAGTGTACTCGACTGATCTGACTGTGAGAGTGTCATGGGAAAGATACGTGATTACATTTGCATCCCAGAAATTGGCATAAGCGAATCTCACTCCGTTCTGTGACAAGGTATCTATTAATTTATATTGCTCCTCATTTGGTGATGTATTTAAACTGGCAATCAGGCCAGCCATCATGACAAGGTTCACTGTTACCAGGAGTATGAGGAGATATTGTGCCCATGTAATCCTGCTATGTGAGTGAAAAATGACGATTATTGCAGCAAGATACGCCAGAACCGGTATCTGACTGATGTAGGCCCATGCATCCATCTCTGAGAAGACAATGATGATCCCCATTGTGCAGACGATAGACAGGAGTGAGAAGATCACAAGTCTTTTGTCAGTTTCCGGTAGGGCTGTTCTTTTAATATAAAATGTAAGAACCACAAGAACTGCCATAATCACGACGATGAGTATTGTTCTTGGAATCTGACCCGGATAGAAGAGATCAGGTATGAGGTATGACTGGAGAATAGTAAAGAAATTTGAGAAATCAGTCTCTGTTCTTGAGAACAGTTTGAAGGTAAAGTCTCCGTACTCAAACAGCATCGGGTTAAAATACTTGATAAAATGTGCCAGTATCGATGCAATCCCCGCAGATGCCACAAAAATCAGTCTGGGCTGGTAGTCTGTGTTCCAGAAAAGAACATACATTACAGCCAGGGGAACCACAAACCAGATCACCAGTAACGAGTCTGATATCGTCACGATGATCAGTATACAGATTGGAATTATTATCCTGGGAAAGGTGTCCCACTTCTTTACAAACGTGAGATACATCAGGATACCAAGGAAGATAACCGTAGAGTTATGAAAGACCGGGAGGAGGTATTTACTGGCGTAATAATACAGATGCCAAATCTGTGTGGAAGGACAGCATGAGGCCATTAGTGCGATGAACAGAAGTACCGCAGTTTTATTCTTAAGAACAGAGTATAGAATCAGAGAAAAAACCAGGATTATTGCCAGGAACTGAACATAGCCGGTTAGTTTAAGGACGAGAGGACTGAAGTCCGATAATACCTGGGGGACGAAGAAAAAACAGATATCTTCGAGAATATTTGGATCAGGAGCAGGTAATACAAAATCGTTCAGTAACGGATTTCCATGGTTCCAGATCTCCATAGCCATGAGTCCGGGAACGACAGTGTCTGACGTGAGCGGCTGCAACACAGCAACAAGACACTTACAGATCAGTCCGATGACACAGCATATACACAAATACCCCGCAATCAGTGCCCGGCTGTGGGTGCTGCAAAAATCGACCGTCTGTTTCCTGATTTGAAAAAAAACCGAATCCATTTTATATGTAAGCTCTGCTTCAGGATCTCTGAAAGATCTGAAAAAATTTTACAGGTTAATCGGCCCTCATCCGGGCCGTCACCAGATCAGAAATTATTCTTTCTGCTCAACCGTGATGATAAGATCATCCTGGGCAGTGATGATCTCGACTGCTGCACCGGCCACGGTATATGACATCTGGGGGATTATTGATCCCTCCGGAACTGCAATCTCTTCGCCTCCTACAACCACGGTCTTGGGGAGCTGAACCAGTTGTTCCTTTGGCAGTGCCTCGATAGCCTGCATGAATCCTTTTGCCTGTCCGCGGAGTGCAGGGCCGATGATCCCCATATTGAAGGAGACACCTGTTGCAACCTGCCTGAGTTCAGGCTTCCCGGCCATATATTTCAAGGAACAATTCAGAGCCAGGCTACCGTCCCCGGCATCATCGATCAGATTCGCAGTGTATACCGTCACGGTTCCGAGCGGGGCATTTAACGCGAGATTTTTGTCATGCTTGTACCTGCGGACCTCGGTGACGATCCGAACAAGCATCTGCCCGTCAGCGAGTGCCTGCGAATCAGCATAGGTGAAGTCAACCCAGGGCTGCTTGTGCACCGAACCTTCAAACGCTGCTGACCATATCTCCTCAGCAAAGTATGGCGTGTACGGGGCCATCATCCGGCAGAGGCTGTTTAATGCGGTCTGAATTGCGACACAGGCACCATCCCTGCCTGAACCGCCGTATAACCTTCCTTTGACGATCTCGATGTAGTTGTCTGCGAGAACATCCCATGCAAACTCTCTGATGGCGCGAAGTCCTCTGTCGAACTGGTATGTCTCGAAAGCGTCAGAGATATCACGGACTGCCTGATCGAGCCGGGCTAAAAGCCAGCGGTCTGCGAGGGCCGTAACCGGGGCTTTTTCATTGTAGGGCTCGCGGGAGAGTTGCATCAGGGCGAACCGGGAGATGTTCCACATCTTGGTCAGGAACCGGTTGGCAGCCACAACATCGTTCCAGTTGAACTGGATATCAGACCCGGTTGCAGCACCGGCAGCAGCCCACTGACGCAGTGAGTCTGCCCCGTACTGGCTCAGAATCTCCTCAGGTACCGTGACATTGCCCCGACTCTTGCTCATCTTGAATCCGTCTTCACCAAGCACCATCCCGTTGACCAGGATCTGATCCCAGGGTCTGCCGCCTACAAGTGAGACCGCACGGAGGATAGTATAAAATGCCCATGTCCTGATGATGTCATGCCCCTGGGGACGAATCTGGGCGGGGAAGAGTGGCGGTTTTGTCTGGCTCCCGTCCCAGCCGGTTACATGGAGGACCGATATCGAGGAGTCCATCCAGGTATCAAGCACATCTGTTTCAGCAGCAAACGAGGTACTGCCACATTTCGGGCAGGGCTTCTTAGGCTTGTCGACGGTTGGATCAACGGGCAGGTCAGCCTCTTCAGGGATTATGACCTCGCCGCAGTCCTTGCAGAACCAGATTGGGATTGGAGTGGCAAAGAGCCTCTGGCGTGAGATACACCAGTCCCACTCCATCTGCTCTATCCAGTTCTCCATCCGTAGGAACATGTGCTCTGGATACCACTTCACCTCTTTTGCCGCCTTGAGCGCTGCCTCGTGTGGGATCCTGACGAACCACTGATTCTCAGACAGGATCTCGATGGGAGTCTTGCATCTCCAGCAGGTTCCGACCCGCTGTTCAAGCGGCTGCTGCCTGATCAGGATACCCTGGTCCTGCATCTCAACAAGGATTGCCTTGCGGCAGTCTCCTGAAGTCATGTCGGAATACTTTCCAGCGATACCGGTCATCTTCCCGCTCTTATCGATGGCCTTGCGCAGGGGCAGGTTGTGCGTCCTCCACCAGAGCACATCCTGCTTGTCACCAAAGGTACAGATCATGACCGCACCTGATCCGAAGGCTGGATCCACAGCCTCGTCGGTGATGATCGGAACCTCATGCCCGAAAAGGGGGACCTTCAGGGTCTTGCCGCCTTTTCCTGCGTACCGTTCATCTTCAGGATGAACTGCCACAGCGACACAGGCTGCAAGAAGTTCAGGCCTGGTTGTTGCGATCTCTACTCCGTCAAAATTAAAGAAGTTCAGGGACGTGGTCCTGTCGCTGTAATTGACCTCAGCAAATGCTATCGCAGTTTCACAACGGGGACAGAAGTTTACCGGATGGTTACTCTGGTAGATCTGCCCGGCTTTGAACATCCGCAGAAATGAGAGCTGGGTCTTGCCGTAATAATACGGCATCATCGTGATGTATTCGTGCGACCAGTCTATCGAGAATGCCATGCGGCGCATGGATGCCCGCATCTTCTCGATGTTTCCGATCGTAAGAGAACGACACATCTCCCTGAATTGCTGGCGGGGCACATCGTTCTTGGTTATTTTATGGGTCTCTTCGACCTTGACCTCGGTCGGCAGTCCGTGACAGTCCCACCCCTGGGGAAACATCACGTTGTACCCTTTCATTCTTTTGTATCTGGCGAGAAAATCGATGTAACACCAGTTGAATGCGTTGCCGATATGGAATTCCCCGGTCGGGTATGGCGGGGGTGTATCTATAACAAATTGGGGTTTATCTGAGTTCTCCTGAAAGTAATGGTCTTCATCCTTCCAGGTTTTCTGCCATCGCGCCTCAACCTCGCGATAATCATAATTTTTGGGAAGTGGATCGGACAAGGGCATTTCTTATCCGTTTGTGGGCTATGGGTAATGTATCTGATGGAAACCTGTCTGACAGAAATTTCCATCATGCAGAAAAAGGGGATGCCTTATCCCATGGCCCCGCCGGCTGTGCAATGGATGGCAGTGTCAATGTTGGAGACATATAATTTACCCTGCATGCTCCGGGCCGTCGCGATTGCTGCTTCAGCATCCGCGTTACGTCCTGCCTTTCTGAGAGCCTCTCCATAACTAATGTACATATCAGCACCTGAAACACCCTGGGCTATCGCCTTTTCATATGCAGTGATCGCATCGGTGCTTCTTTCTGCTGACATCAGGATATCTCCGTACTCTTTCCATACAGATGGCTGTGATGCCTCAAGATCAACTGACTTCTGGTATGCAGCAGCAGATTCATTCACCTGCTTCAGTCCCTTGTACGCCCGGCCGGATCCTGCCCATGCACCCGGGTTCGTTGTCTCCATTGCAAGTGACTGGTTAAATGCCGCAAGAGCCACATCAAACTTCTTCAGCTGGACGAGGGCATTTCCATATGCATTCAGCACATCCTTGTCCTGTTTGATGGCTAGTGACTGATTATAGGCATTTTTTGCTTCTTCCCAACGTGAGAGGCCAACAAGGATATCTCCGTATTTTGCCAGGAGCTGGGGATCAGATCCTGACTTCTGGATTGCACCCTTGTATGATGTGGCTGCATAATCGTACAGGCCAAGGTTGTAGAATACAGTCCCCTGTTTAATGAGATCTTCAAGACCCAGACTGTCTGATTTCACATCAACCTTCACATCAGTCGGAGTCTGTGGGGTTTCATCGATCCCTTTGAACACCGCATTTTCAGGAACAATCTTGCCGAAAGAGTAGGTCACCGTCGCTCCTGGAAGGGTACATACACAGATCGGGTAAAAGAAACTCATTCTGGTGTACGAGTATGAGGGACTGACCTCTGTTGAGGTATTCCCGTCACCGAAATCCCATTTTACTGAGTCACAACTTTCGCCACCCGGGAGAGTGAACTGCACCTTAAGTGGTATCTTTCCCTCATTGGGGGAGAATGATGGTGTGGCAGTTGTTATTGAGGTAAAGAAGATAAGCAGAGTCAGGGGCACGAGAAGCCACCTGGCAGGCGGGCAGCCTTTACAGGCATACCGGTGTTCAGGGTTCATTGAGGGGTACCGTTTGAGGTATCCGGATAAAGGGTTTCTACCGCTGGATCCTGATACCTTCATCTGATGTATACTCCAATTATGTACCATGATAGTACCGGGGAGATGGCAGGCCTTTCTTGCCGCCGTCGTTCTCACCCTTCTTGTTCCTCATATGCCCCCCGGAATGGCGGGATTTTTCCTTATCCTCACCTCCGCGTTCATCTGCATCAGGGTACATGATCTTGCCCTTCCCCTCGCCCTCTTCATCCTTGGGATACTCAGTTTCTTCGGGTTTGTTCCTGCGTTTGTTCTCTGTGCGACCCTCCTGATCGTGTCAACAAGGGAAGTCATCTTCTTCTATTCAGGTGGAAGACCTGTTGAGTATGCTCTCGCTCTTATCGGCGGTCTGCTGGTAAGTGCCCTTGTGATCTTTTACATGACTGCGGGAACCTGGCTTTCTGCGGTTGTCGGTGTGACAGTAGCGATTCTGCTCTTTGCAATCCTGCAGAAAAAACCCTATGCGATAACCGGTGAACTGATCGGTGTCGCATTAGCCATGCTGCTGATCGAGAACCTTGAGTTTCAGGCCGATCTCCCGCTGGTCGTAACCGCGGCATTTATCTCATTCGGGTTTGCGTATTTTGCATATCGTCTCAAAACTGCCGATATAGCCGGTCTCTTCTCAGCCGCACTCGTCGGGATCCTCCTCATCGTGTTTGCCGGAATATCGTGGTTTCTGATCATGCTGGCGTTCTTTATCCTTGGTGCAGCGGCCACCCGGTACCAGATGGAGTATAAAAAGAGCCTTCATGTCGAGCAGGAGAGCGGAGGTGTCAGGGGATACGTCAATGTCTTTGCCAACGGACTGGTCTCGGTTGTTGCGGCTGTCTGTTTCGGTGTATCCCAACACCCTGTATTCATCGCCATTTATCTGGGAAGTGTGGCAACCGCTGCGTCTGATACTGTTGCAGGAGAGATCGGTGTCTGTTCAGGACGACCGTACCTCATAACCACCTTAAAACCGGTGCCTGAAGGAACCAACGGGGGTGTCTCCATAACCGGTGAGATAGCAGGCCTGTTTGCCGCAGTCTTCATTGCTGCGTGTGCAGTGCTTCTGGGTGTTGCTGATATGGCTGTATTTCTTGCCAGCGTTGCCGGTGGACTCATCGGTGCAAACATCGACAGTCTGATCGGTGAGATATTAGAGAACAAAAAGATAATCGGGAATGCAGGAACGAACTTCCTGGCAACCCTTGGAGGTGGGGTCGTAACCGCCTTCCTCTGGATTGCCCTCTCTCCACTCTTCTAATCCTGCTTCTTTGTTCTGAAAAATTTGATCTGGGAGTGATACGCGAATTGACGCGCTAATACTTGTACCATCGTCCCTTCTCGTCATACTCTCCGTTTTGAGGTATCACCGGTGCAGGGACTGAAAGAGCAGAGAGGTAACACTGCTGTTTGTACACGATAAAGAACGAGACCAGAATTATCAGGCTGACTCCCAGCATTCCTGCAGTAACGATGAGCCCTTCAGGGCCGAGAATCCCTTTCCAGTCTGATAGAGTGAATCCTGCAAAGATCTTCTGCTGTTCTGCAGCCCCGAGATCCATGTACTGCGTGAACTTGTCTGCAAGGATCATACCCCAGACTGTTGCCAGGATCGTCCCCAGTACCCCTGCAGTAACCATGGTGAAAACAGCACAGGTGATGATCGTGGTTATCGATCTGGAAGCGATCATCATGCTCTGCCTCAGTGTGGCAAAGATGGCCAGACCCTCCGAGACTGCAACATTGTCAGCAAAAAATGCAAAGATCAGAACCGGAATTGTGATGCCGATGAACAATCCTGCGATCATGGATGGATCGCTCTGCCCGGCGATGGAGAAAGGAATGCTGAGGAGTATGAGCAGCAGGATGACGATCGCACAGGCCACAACTGCAGGGAGCAGAACAGGGAAGAAGAACCTGACTGCTGATCTTCCGAACAGCGATATGGTGTACTCGCCATCTTTCATGCACCCGAGTGCCCCTGCAATAAAGAATGGAAAGAGAACTGCCCCGAGGAAAAGCAGTTTTCCTGCGATGAACTCTCCTCCAGAGAAGGCCAGCCATATGAATGCCGCGATCAGTACACCTGCATACACGCCAGGCAGCCAGAGGACCGGCTTTTTAAGGAGGCTGATTGCATCGGCGAATGGTCTTCCAGCCATGATCACCGGTCCCGTGGCATAGCCACGATCTCTCTGACCTGGAGATCGAAGAACCGGTTAGTGTGTGACGGTCTGATTACGCAGACGGTGTCAACCCCGCTAGCTGTTCCTCCGAGTGCGATCACCTCTTCGGTAACCAGGACTGCTCCCTGATCAGCAGCAATCAGCGTGCACTCAACCGCGACCTTGAGGCCGACAGCGATTACTCTCCTCAGTGCCTCGGCCACAGCCTCGCTCCTGGAGCCGCCGCCGACTTTTGGCGAGGATGAGAACGCGCGTTCAAGGCCTGAAAGGACATGTGTCCCGGTTACAATCTTCACCCCTTCCGCCCTGAGTTCTTCTGCGACCCTGGTGTCAAACTCCCAGACTCCCGGGCTTGAGAACCCTACAGCATGGGTCACAACGATCAGGGAGATTCCGGTTCCCCGCAGCGTATCTGCTGCTATTTTTGCGGTATCACCGCTGGAACTCGGGACAATCAGGTATCGTATTCCAAGTTCTTTTGCCCGCTCGGCAGCTATCTTGAGGGCATCCTGGGTGTTCCCGCTACCGGGTTTATCAAAATACCAGATCTTTTTGGTAGAGTACCCCATACATATCGGTTAGACCGCATAGGTTAAGGTACGAGCTATGATCACCCTTGCACTGGCAGGCAAACCAAACTGCGGAAAATCAACCCTGTACCGGGCGGCTACCCTTGCTCCGGCAGAAATTGCAAACTATCCCTTCACCACCATCGATGCAAACCGGGGGGTCGCATATGTGCGGGTACCGTGTCCCTGTACTGCTCTTGAGCACCGGTGCGGTGTCTGCGTCGACGGGATACGGTATGTCCCGGTCCACCTGATCGATGTGGCAGGGCTGGTCCCTGAAGCTCACACCGGGAAGGGCCTTGGCAACCAGTTCCTTGATCATCTCAGGCAGGCGGATGCCATTATCAACGTTATCGACGCGAGCGGTGCGACCGATATCGAGGGCGCCCCTGATGATATCGGATCACATGATCCGCTTGAAGAGATCCCGATGCTTGAGACTGAGATGACGATGTGGCTGTTTGGGATCATCGAGAAGCACTGGCCAAAAATGCAGCGTCAGGCCCAGGTAAAAAATTACAATATGTATGCAGGCCTCGCCGAACTGCTCGCTGGTCTCTCAATCAGGGAAGAGTTCGTGGTAGATGCCGAACGCGAATCAGGCATCACCTTCAGGTCTGCCCAGTCTGCTGACCTTCAAAAGTTTGCAAGGATCCTTCTGAAATATTCAAAGCCGATGATCCAGGCAGGCAACAAGGCAGACCAGGCACCAGCAGAACTCGTTGCCAAGGTAAAGGCTGCAGGAATCAGCCTCATCTCGGGCGCAGCAGAACTCGCACTCCGCTCCGCAGCCGAGCATAACCTGATCGTCTATCATCCTGGTGATGCATCCTTTACTATTGCTGATGGTGTGACACTCAACGCTGCCCAGCAGGATGGTCTATCCAAGATTCGTGGATTCATGGATACGTATGGGGGCACCGGGGTGCAGCAGATGATCAACCAGGCTGTCTTTGGACTCCTCGATCAGATCGTGGTCTACCCGGTTGAAGACGAGACCCATCTCACCGATGCAAAAGGGCGGGTGCTTCCTGATGCCTTCCTGATGAAGAAGGGTTCAACACCGCGTGATCTCGCGTACCAGGTCCATACCGACATCGGGAAGGGCTTTTTGTATGCTATCGACGCAAAGACAAAGATGAGGATCAAGGAGACCACAGTGCTCAAGGATGGGGATATCATCAAGATCGTGAGCACTGCGAAGTAACATTCGCCACATTTTTATACTATCCACAAGATAAATCCACAAACATGGGAGGTGAGATCTTTCAGGCCCAGGTTCTCAGGAACTTCTTTGATACCATTACGGGGACCGATCGAAATCTCACCAGAATATACATGTGTGTTATCAGCCTCTCCCGACTCCGAGGAGAGGATCCTGACACCATCAGCCGTCTGGCGGAGCAGATGCGGCAGAGCAAGATCAAGAAAGAACTCTCTATCGATGTGCTCGATTACATGTGTGCTGTCGCATCAGAACTTGATATATCGGCTGTAAAGACTGCATTTGGTGTCAAGGATATAAGTGAAGTAGTGCAGGACTTTGACGGCATCAGCCTTGACTCTCTCTGACTTTTTTCTCCGAGTTCATATATTCGGGCAGGGCAAATACTGATACAAGCATGAAGGTCTGCATTATGTGCGGGGGAGAAGGGACACGACTGCGTCCTCTCACCTTCGAACGCCCGAAACCCTGTATTCCGATCGTCAATAAGCCCTCCATCGAGCATCTGGTATCCCATCTCTCCAATCTTGGTTTTCATGATGTGGTCATCACCCTGGGATACAAGGGCGATGCCATCGAGCAGTCGCTCGGCGATGGAGCCCTGCTTGGTGCCAACATCACCTACGTGTATGAAGAGAGCAAGCTCGGGACCGCAGGCAGTGTTCATAACGCCAGGAAGTACCTCGGTGACAAACCGTTTCTCGTCGTTGGCGGGGATCATGTCACCGATCTCAACCTCCTTGAGTTCTATCGTGAACACCTGAAAAGTGCAGCCATCGTCACCATCGGGCTTATCAGCATCGATGAACCGTCAGAGTACGGTATCGCAGAGATAGATGTTGAGAACCGCATTCGCAGGTTCAGGGAGAAACCGGGACCCGGCGAGATCTTCTCAAACCTGGCCTCGACCGGGATGTACGTCTGCTCACCTGATATCTTCGAGTACATCCCTGCAGGAGTAAAGTTTGATTTTGCAAAGAACCTCTTCCCACTCCTGATGGAGAAGAACCTCCCGCTCAACGGCTGGCTGGCACGGGGGAACTGGTCCGATGTCGGGAGTCCTGCCTCGCTCAGGCAGGCCGAGAAGTGGAAGCTGCAGGAGATGAGGTATGCGAACATCAGCGGGGACCTTGACGTGAAGAATGCCAATATCCAGGGTCCTGTAGATTTCGGGAGCTCGATCTACCTTGGGAACAACAGCAGGATAGTAGGGCCGGTAGTGATCGGTTCAGGAACCTCGATTGGAGACAACGTGCTCATCGGGCCGTACACCTCTATCGGCAAGAACTGCGTGATACGAAATAATGTGAGGCTCCTCTCGTCCTCGATCTATAACCGGGTGGTGATCGGGCAGGGATCTTCTGTCTCCGGAACGATCGTGGATAACGAGACCATGATCGGTGATGGATGTAGCGTGGAGCACGGTTCTGTGATCGGACCACGCTGTGTTATCCGCAACCGGGTGACCGTTCATTCAAACACCCGTATCTGGCCTGATGTCGTGATCGCGGACGGAACAATCATCACCGAGCATGTGCTCAACGATGACTACGACACCAGGTGCGAAGGCTCTTAATCCCTTTTTTCAGGCGTCTGGACCTGGTCTCCCCCGACCACTATGGCCCCGCCGAACCGGTGTGTCCCTGCAACAAGCGGATGACGGGCGTAATCCATGATCTGGATATCATCTACGGTCCTGAGTTTCATTGTCCGCGCAGTCCGTTCCAGACCTAATTCAAAGTTCTCCGATATCTCTATCAGGTAAGCTTCCAGGATCTTGATCCCGAGTTTTTTGGCAGCAACCGCCCGGTGATGCCCGTCTACGAGAATATTCTGGTCTGGTTTTTTGATAACGATGACTGGCTCTGCAAGCCCTTTCTTTATCTCGTACATCCTCCCCTCAAGTTCGTCCATGTAGATCCTTGACTGCGTGGGAAGGAGTGAGTTGACCATCACCGGTCCTTTTGAGAGGTGAGGCTTGATACCGTGGAGTCTCTCGATGGTGTCCATCAACTTGTAGACCTTATCAGGAGAGACGTGTTCGATCTGCGACCTGACCACATCGGTATTTGAGATGA
This window encodes:
- a CDS encoding NDP-sugar synthase — its product is MKVCIMCGGEGTRLRPLTFERPKPCIPIVNKPSIEHLVSHLSNLGFHDVVITLGYKGDAIEQSLGDGALLGANITYVYEESKLGTAGSVHNARKYLGDKPFLVVGGDHVTDLNLLEFYREHLKSAAIVTIGLISIDEPSEYGIAEIDVENRIRRFREKPGPGEIFSNLASTGMYVCSPDIFEYIPAGVKFDFAKNLFPLLMEKNLPLNGWLARGNWSDVGSPASLRQAEKWKLQEMRYANISGDLDVKNANIQGPVDFGSSIYLGNNSRIVGPVVIGSGTSIGDNVLIGPYTSIGKNCVIRNNVRLLSSSIYNRVVIGQGSSVSGTIVDNETMIGDGCSVEHGSVIGPRCVIRNRVTVHSNTRIWPDVVIADGTIITEHVLNDDYDTRCEGS
- a CDS encoding CBS domain-containing protein, yielding MDKKRVRDYMTADVDTINMNQIARDVINAIKVTSHDGFPIVDGNVVIGYISARDLLFAHPETPVREIMSQHLIVADPEMAIGDVARVIIRSGIQKLPVVNEKNELLGIISNTDVVRSQIEHVSPDKVYKLMDTIERLHGIKPHLSKGPVMVNSLLPTQSRIYMDELEGRMYEIKKGLAEPVIVIKKPDQNILVDGHHRAVAAKKLGIKILEAYLIEISENFELGLERTARTMKLRTVDDIQIMDYARHPLVAGTHRFGGAIVVGGDQVQTPEKRD